One window from the genome of Musa acuminata AAA Group cultivar baxijiao chromosome BXJ1-4, Cavendish_Baxijiao_AAA, whole genome shotgun sequence encodes:
- the LOC135641397 gene encoding pentatricopeptide repeat-containing protein At4g14850-like, whose product MLPSPDPESLAAAVELAVAIRSARLGRAVHATAVKHLSPRPLPAFLSNHLVNMYSKLDLPTAAATLLSLDPDPSVVTWTALISGSAQNGRPLSALAHFAAMLRASVRPNDFTFPSAFKAAAAARKPLVGRQIHASSFKSGLIDDAFVACGALDMYYKTGLTFDARILFDEMPQRNIVAWNALMTNAVFDGRPDEAIKAFIKLRLHGGIPNTISLCAFLNACAGASYSSLGSQLHAFMIQSGFDLDVSVGNGLIDFYGKCHWVHEARAVFDEMHIKNDVSWCSMVVVYAQNGAEEEAFRVYLDARKEGIRPTDFIVSSVLTTCAGLSGLDLGRSLHAAAIRSCINGNIFVGSALVDMYGKCGSIRDAEQAFEEMPERNLISWNALIGGYTQLGNAHMALTVFDEMIGCGEVAPNYVTLVNVITACSRGGLTKEGSDLFETMKERFGIEPRLEHYACVVDLLGRAGMEERAYEFIKTMPIRPSISIWGALLGACRLHGKTALGRIAAHKLFEIDPQDSGNHVLLSNMFASAGRWVEATEVRKEMKDVGIKKGPGCSWITWKNVVHVFQAKDTTHELNDKIQAMLAKLRRQMQAAGYTPDTQYALYDLEEEEKETEVLQHSEKLALAFGLISIPPGIPIRITKNLRVCGDCHCAFKFISGIVGREIIVRDNNRFHYFRDYQCSCRDYW is encoded by the exons ATGCTCCCCTCGCCCGACCCCGAGTCCCTCGCCGCCGCCGTCGAGCTCGCCGTCGCCATTCGCTCCGCCCGCCTCGGACGCGCCGTCCATGCCACCGCCGTTAAGCACCTCTCCCCTAGGCCGCTCCCGGCTTTCCTCTCCAACCACCTCGTCAACATGTATTCCAAGCTCGACCTCCCCACCGCCGCCGCTACCCTCCTGTCCCTCGACCCCGATCCCTCCGTCGTCACCTGGACGGCCCTCATATCAGGCTCTGCCCAGAATGGCCGCCCCCTCTCCGCCCTCGCCCACTTTGCCGCCATGCTCCGTGCCTCTGTCCGCCCCAACGACTTCACCTTCCCCTCCGCCTTCAAGGCAGCCGCCGCCGCCCGGAAACCCCTCGTTGGCCGGCAGATCCACGCATCTTCCTTCAAGTCCGGTCTCATCGATGACGCCTTCGTGGCCTGCGGCGCCCTCGATATGTATTACAAGACGGGCCTCACGTTCGACGCTCGAATCCTTTTCGACGAGATGCCTCAGAGAAATATCGTGGCTTGGAACGCCTTGATGACCAATGCGGTGTTCGATGGACGGCCAgatgaggcaattaaagccttcATCAAGCTACGCCTGCATGGAGGAATCCCGAACACAATCTCTCTATGCGCCTTCCTAAATGCCTGTGCCGGTGCGTCTTACTCGTCCCTTGGAAGCCAACTCCATGCTTTTATGATCCAATCTGGGTTCGACTTGGACGTGTCAGTCGGTAATGGGCTCATTGATTTTTATGGCAAATGTCATTGGGTGCACGAAGCGAGGGCGGTGTTTGATGAAATGCACATCAAGAATGACGTCTCCTGGTGCTCGATGGTTGTGGTGTATGCGCAGAATGGGGCCGAAGAGGAGGCTTTTCGGGTGTATTTGGATGCAAGGAAAGAAGGCATCCGTCCCACCGACTTTATCGTCTCCAGTGTTCTCACCACTTGTGCTGGCCTCTCAGGCCTCGACTTAGGGCGGTCATTGCATGCTGCTGCCATCAGGTCTTGCATCAATGGCAATATATTTGTTGGGAGTGCGCTTGTCGACATGTACGGGAAGTGTGGAAGTATCAGGGATGCTGAGCAAGCGTTTGAGGAGATGCCAGAGCGGAACCTCATTTCATGGAATGCTTTGATAGGAGGGTACACACAGCTCGGGAATGCACATATGGCCCTCACGGTGTTTGATGAGATGATAGGGTGTGGTGAGGTAGCACCTAATTATGTAACTTTAGTTAACGTGATTACTGCTTGTAGTAGGGGAGGACTGACAAAGGAAGGATCGGACTTGTTTGAGACAATGAAGGAAAGGTTTGGGATCGAGCCCCGTTTGGAGCACTATGCATGTGTGGTGGACTTACTTGGGCGTGCAGGAATGGAAGAGCGTGCCTATGAGTTTATCAAAACAATGCCCATCAGACCGTCCATCAGCATTTGGGGAGCGCTACTTGGGGCTTGCAGATTGCATGGCAAGACTGCGTTGGGGAGGATCGCTGCACATAAGTTGTTCGAGATTGACCCCCAAGACTCTGGGAACCATGTGCTGCTTTCCAACATGTTTGCTTCAGCTGGCAG GTGGGTGGAAGCTACAGAAGTGAGAAAGGAGATGAAGGATGTTGGCATCAAGAAAGGTCCAGGATGCAGTTGGATCACCTGGAAGAATGTAGTACATGTCTTCCAAGCAAAGGACACAACCCATGAGTTGAACGACAAAATCCAAGCAATGCTGGCTAAACTGAGGAGGCAGATGCAGGCCGCTGGATATACGCCTGACACGCAGTACGCCCTCTATGAtctggaagaagaagagaaggagaccgAGGTGCTCCAGCACAGTGAGAAGCTCGCGCTTGCCTTTGGTCTCATCAGCATTCCTCCTGGGATCCCCATAAGGATCACTAAAAATCTTCGAGTGTGTGGGGACTGTCACTGTGCCTTTAAGTTTATATCCGGTATTGTTGGTAGAGAGATTATTGTGAGGGATAACAATAGGTTTCATTATTTCCGAGATTATCAGTGCTCTTGTAGGGATTATTGGTGA
- the LOC135641481 gene encoding helicase SEN1-like isoform X2: MGCRGRPVFDLNELPTEEEGDNDNPIISQPQKSLPVGNLNSSNLFLSSEGCQRILNNHAFTHASIGSGFQPFVRKKDLPKAECLKQLDGESSVNQMLTSVTASLEDDNKASKLVSSGDQDGQTAEREEGEWSDMGGNPDEIVSFSTNKQKVPDSEAAEKQIVNEESEPDCIRADENSHNDSCYIGNSDNEVGESFKDLKENDSLGSKSHKVSDCDSRVEVLADGLGESSISKHKEIRGVEASHALRFVNNPVKRPKLDEHKEAMLGKKRARQTVFINMEEAKQASSVKTATPRRQTPFSATVVTRTAKDTFRAATSSIDRIAERQNQMITKEQKQSNILDAEGGFPIESVDQKTETNGDLNSGGLSRSKKMNHNGSALDTYPPPIPRQGPRKQPVDTRQFKSLPFLGQSVADQKVGTKKIASSKRPTSSNLQNLDTSVERLLREVTNEKFWHHPEEAELQRVPEHFESVEEYVKVFEPLLFEECRAQLYSTFEELQETTTRDAHIMIRVKNVERRERGWYDVIVLPAHECKWNFKEGDVAVLSYPRPGTARSSRRNSSAANEDVEHEVTGRVLGTVRRHIPIDTRDPPGAILHFYVGDLYDSSSKIDDEHVLRKLQPKTTWYLTILGSLATTQREYIALHAFRRLNLQMQTAILMPSPEHFPKYDEQPPAMPDCFTQNFVDHLHRTFNGPQLAAIQWAAMHTAAGTNSGLTKRQDPWPFTLVQGPPGTGKTHTVWGMLNVIHLVQYQHYYTALLKKLAPESYKQTTESNSEIVSTGSIDEVLQSMDQSLLRTLPKLCPKPRMLVCAPSNAATDELLARVLGRGFIDGEMKVYRPDVARVGVDSQTRAAQAVSVERRTEQLLLKGREEVLRWLHELKVRECHFVQQISSLQRELSVAAAAGRSQGTVGVDPDVLTARDQSRDVLLQNLAAVVESRDKNLVEMSRLLVLESRFRPGSNFNLEDARASLEASFANEAEIVFTTVSSSGRKIFSRLTHGFDMVVIDEAAQASEVAVLPPLSLGAARCVLVGDPQQLPATVISKAAGTLLYSRSLFERFQQGGCPTLLLSVQYRMHPQIRDFPSRYFYQGRLTDSDSVVNLADEVYYRDQLLRPYIFYDIVHGRESHRGGSVSYQNVHEAQFSLRLYEHLQKFVKANGGKKVSVGIITPYKLQLKCLQREFEEVLNSEEGKDIYINTVDAFQGQERDVIIMSCVRASNHGVGFVADIRRMNVALTRARRALWVVGNANALVQSEDWAALIADAKSRKCFVDMEKIPKEFLVLKGPTSSPARDSLNNIRGSRTGGQRQWHLDVLSETKSGALSEDEDKTNSFLPRNGSCRNLKSNESPSEDLGHSSERSRDASQYGITKRQNSYGASRRVI; this comes from the exons ATGGGGTGCCGTGGAAGACCTGTTTTTGATCTTAATGAACTTCCGACGGAAGAGGAAGGCGATAATGATAACCCTATAATTTCCCAGCCCCAAAAGTCTCTTCCAGTTGGCAATTTGAACAGCTCAAATCTGTTTCTATCATCAGAAGGGTGTCAAAGAATACTGAATAACCATGCTTTCACACATGCATCAATTGGTTCTGGTTTTCAACCTTTTGTTAGGAAAAAGGATTTGCCAAAAGCGGAATGTCTGAAACAATTAGATGGTGAATCAAGCGTTAACCAAATGCTGACATCTGTAACTGCAAGTCTTGAGGATGATAACAAAGCTAGCAAGTTGGTGTCATCGGGTGATCAGGATGGCCAAACAGCTGAAAGAGAAGAAGGTGAATGGTCTGATATGGGTGGCAATCCAGATGAAATCGTAAGCTTTTCTACCAACAAGCAAAAGGTACCTGACTCTGAAGCTGCAGAGAAGCAGATTGTGAATGAAGAAAGTGAACCTGACTGTATTAGAGCTGACGAGAATAGCCACAATGATTCTTGTTATATTGGGAATAGCGATAATGAAGTTGGTGAATCTTTTAAAGATCTGAAAGAAAATGATTCTTTGGGCTCAAAGAGCCACAAAGTTTCAGATTGTGACTCCAGAGTAGAAGTACTTGCTGATGGCTTGGGGGAATCTTCAATTTCAAAGCACAAAGAAATTAGAGGAGTTGAAGCCAGTCATGCTCTGAGATTTGTCAATAATCCTGTTAAGAGGCCCAAACTTGATGAGCACAAGGAGGCTATGTTAGGAAAGAAAAGGGCCAGACAAACTGTCTTTATAAACATGGAAGAAGCTAAGCAGGCAAGTTCTGTGAAAACTGCAACACCTAGGCGACAAACTCCTTTTTCAGCAACTGTTGTTACACGTACTGCTAAAGATACGTTTCGTGCTGCCACATCCTCTATTGACCGGATTGCTGAGAGACAAAATCAGATGATAACCAAAGAACAAAAGCAATCTAATATCCTGGATGCTGAAGGTGGTTTTCCTATTGAATCAGTTGATCAAAAAACAGAAACAAATGGTGATTTAAATTCAGGAGGTTTATCTAGGTCTAAAAAGATGAACCACAATGGTTCTGCTTTGGATACATACCCACCACCAATTCCTAGGCAGGGTCCACGTAAGCAGCCTGTTGACACCAGACAATTTAAAAGTCTCCCTTTTTTGGGGCAAAGTGTCGCAGATCAAAAAGTGGGAACCAAAAAAATCGCTTCTTCAAAGAGGCCTACTTCGTCCAATTTACAGAACCTGGATACATCAGTAGAACGGCTTCTTAGAGAGGTGACGAATGAGAAATTTTGGCATCATCCAG AAGAGGCCGAGCTACAGCGTGTGCCTGAACATTTTGAGTCTGTCGAGGAGTATGTGAAGGTTTTTGAGCCTTTGCTTTTTGAGGAATGTCGAGCACAACTGTACAGCACCTTTGAGGAGCTTCAGGAGACTACAACAAGGGATGCACATATAATGATTCGTGTTAAGAATGTTGAAAGACGAGAAAGAG GCTGGTATGATGTCATAGTTCTTCCAGCTCATGAATGCAAGTGGAATTTCAAGGAAGGTGATGTTGCAGTTTTGTCATATCCAAGGCCTGGTACAG CTAGATCTAGTAGGAGAAATAGTTCTGCTGCAAATGAAGATGTTGAACATGAAGTTACTGGACGTGTTCTGGGTACTGTTAGGCGACATATTCCTATTGACACACGTGATCCACCTGGAGCAATTCTTCATTTTTATGTCGGGGATTTATATGACTCTAGTAG CAAGATAGATGATGAACACGTTCTTAGGAAACTTCAACCCAAGACTACTTGGTATCTAACCATCCTTGGATCCCTTGCAACTACTCAGCGTGAATACATTGCTTTGCATGCGTTTCGCCGTCTTAACTTACAG ATGCAAACTGCAATCTTGATGCCTAGTCCAGAACATTTTCCCAAGTATGACGAGCAGCCTCCTGCTATGCCTGATTGTTTTACTCAAAATTTTGTTGATCATCTGCATAGGACATTTAATGGTCCACAGTTAGCTGCAATCCAGTGGGCTGCTATGCACACTGCTGCAGGTACAAACAGTGGGTTGACAAAAAGGCAAGATCCTTGGCCTTTTACGCTCGTTCAAGGCCCACCTGGAACTGGGAAAACACATACCGTTTGGGGAATGCTAAACGTCATCCATCTTGTCCAATATCAGCACTACTACACCGCACTGCTTAAGAAACTTGCTCCAGAAAGTTACAAGCAAACAACTGAGAGCAACTCTGAGATTGTTAGTACAGGATCAATAGATGAAGTCTTACAGAGTATGGACCAGAGTCTCTTACGCACTCTCCCAAAACTTTGCCCTAAACCGAGAATGCTTGTCTGTGCTCCATCAAATGCTGCGACAGATGAGTTGCTAGCACGTGTTCTTGGTCGTGGTTTCATTGATGGAGAGATGAAGGTCTATCGTCCTGACGTTGCTCGTGTTGGAGTAGATTCACAAACCCGAGCTGCACAGGCAGTTTCTGTTGAGCGAAGAACTGAGCAGCTTTTGTTGAAAGGCCGTGAAGAAGTACTTCGTTGGTTGCATGAGTTGAAAGTTCGTGAATGCCATTTTGTACAGCAAATATCAAGTTTGCAGAGGGAATTGAGTGTTGCAGCTGCTGCAGGACGATCACAAGGAACTGTTGGTGTTGATCCTGATGTCCTTACCGCTCGGGACCAAAGCCGTGATGTGTTGCTCCAGAACCTTGCTGCAGTTGTAGAAAGCAGGGACAAAAATTTGGTTGAGATGTCCCGTCTCCTTGTTTTGGAAAGCAGGTTCCGGCCTGGAAGTAACTTTAATTTGGAAGATGCTCGAGCCAGCCTTGAAGCAAGTTTTGCCAATGAGGCTGAAATTGTATTCACAACCGTGTCGAGCAGTGGTCGCAAAATATTCTCTCGTCTCACTCATGGATTTGATATGGTTGTTATTGATGAGGCTGCCCAAGCTAGTGAAGTTGCAGTCCTTCCACCGCTCTCACTCGGTGCAGCAAGATGTGTTTTGGTTGGTGATCCACAGCAACTTCCTGCAACTGTTATAAGTAAAGCTGCTGGAACTTTGCTTTATAGCAGAAGCCTTTTTGAGAGATTTCAGCAAGGTGGATGCCCAACGTTGTTATTGTCTGTACAGTACAGGATGCATCCTCAAATTCGTGATTTCCCTTCACGATATTTCTATCAAGGACGTCTGACCGACAGTGATAGTGTTGTAAATTTAGCTGATGAAGTGTATTATAGAGACCAGTTATTGCGGCCTTATATTTTCTATGATATTGTGCATGGACGGGAATCCCACAGGGGTGGATCTGTCTCATACCAGAATGTTCATGAAGCACAGTTTTCTTTGCGCTTGTATGAGcatcttcagaagtttgtgaaagCAAATGGTGGGAAAAAGGTCTCTGTTGGGATAATTACACCATATAAATTGCAGTTAAAGTGTCTACAACGAGAATTTGAGGAGGTTCTTAACTCAGAGGAAGGAAAGGATATTTACATTAATACAGTAGATGCATTCCAGGGTCAGGAACGTGATGTGATTATCATGTCGTGTGTGCGTGCCTCGAACCATGGGGTGGGATTTGTTGCTGATATTCGTCGCATGAATGTTGCTCTTACTCGAGCTAGAAGGGCATTATGG GTGGTTGGCAATGCCAATGCTCTCGTGCAGTCAGAAGACTGGGCTGCTTTGATTGCTGATGCTAAATCACGAAAATGTTTTGTTGATATGGAAAAAATCCCCAAGGAATTCCTGGTACTGAAGGGGCCTACTTCATCTCCTGCAAGAGATTCATTGAATAACATCAGGGGTTCACGAACTGGTGGACAAAGACAATGGCATCTGGATGTGCTTTCAGAAACCAAGTCTGGGGCACTATCCGAAGATGAAGACAAGACGAACTCTTTTCTGCCAAGAAATGGTAGTTGTAGGAATTTGAAGTCAAATGAGAGTCCTTCAGAGGATCTGGGACATTCAAGTGAAAGATCTCGAGATGCTTCTCAGTATGGCATTACTAAGAGGCAAAATTCTTACGGGGCTTCAAGAAGAGTGATATAA
- the LOC135641481 gene encoding helicase SEN1-like isoform X1 — MGCRGRPVFDLNELPTEEEGDNDNPIISQPQKSLPVGNLNSSNLFLSSEGCQRILNNHAFTHASIGSGFQPFVRKKDLPKAECLKQLDGESSVNQMLTSVTASLEDDNKASKLVSSGDQDGQTAEREEGEWSDMGGNPDEIVSFSTNKQKVPDSEAAEKQIVNEESEPDCIRADENSHNDSCYIGNSDNEVGESFKDLKENDSLGSKSHKVSDCDSRVEVLADGLGESSISKHKEIRGVEASHALRFVNNPVKRPKLDEHKEAMLGKKRARQTVFINMEEAKQASSVKTATPRRQTPFSATVVTRTAKDTFRAATSSIDRIAERQNQMITKEQKQSNILDAEGGFPIESVDQKTETNGDLNSGGLSRSKKMNHNGSALDTYPPPIPRQGPRKQPVDTRQFKSLPFLGQSVADQKVGTKKIASSKRPTSSNLQNLDTSVERLLREVTNEKFWHHPEEAELQRVPEHFESVEEYVKVFEPLLFEECRAQLYSTFEELQETTTRDAHIMIRVKNVERRERGWYDVIVLPAHECKWNFKEGDVAVLSYPRPGTAARSSRRNSSAANEDVEHEVTGRVLGTVRRHIPIDTRDPPGAILHFYVGDLYDSSSKIDDEHVLRKLQPKTTWYLTILGSLATTQREYIALHAFRRLNLQMQTAILMPSPEHFPKYDEQPPAMPDCFTQNFVDHLHRTFNGPQLAAIQWAAMHTAAGTNSGLTKRQDPWPFTLVQGPPGTGKTHTVWGMLNVIHLVQYQHYYTALLKKLAPESYKQTTESNSEIVSTGSIDEVLQSMDQSLLRTLPKLCPKPRMLVCAPSNAATDELLARVLGRGFIDGEMKVYRPDVARVGVDSQTRAAQAVSVERRTEQLLLKGREEVLRWLHELKVRECHFVQQISSLQRELSVAAAAGRSQGTVGVDPDVLTARDQSRDVLLQNLAAVVESRDKNLVEMSRLLVLESRFRPGSNFNLEDARASLEASFANEAEIVFTTVSSSGRKIFSRLTHGFDMVVIDEAAQASEVAVLPPLSLGAARCVLVGDPQQLPATVISKAAGTLLYSRSLFERFQQGGCPTLLLSVQYRMHPQIRDFPSRYFYQGRLTDSDSVVNLADEVYYRDQLLRPYIFYDIVHGRESHRGGSVSYQNVHEAQFSLRLYEHLQKFVKANGGKKVSVGIITPYKLQLKCLQREFEEVLNSEEGKDIYINTVDAFQGQERDVIIMSCVRASNHGVGFVADIRRMNVALTRARRALWVVGNANALVQSEDWAALIADAKSRKCFVDMEKIPKEFLVLKGPTSSPARDSLNNIRGSRTGGQRQWHLDVLSETKSGALSEDEDKTNSFLPRNGSCRNLKSNESPSEDLGHSSERSRDASQYGITKRQNSYGASRRVI, encoded by the exons ATGGGGTGCCGTGGAAGACCTGTTTTTGATCTTAATGAACTTCCGACGGAAGAGGAAGGCGATAATGATAACCCTATAATTTCCCAGCCCCAAAAGTCTCTTCCAGTTGGCAATTTGAACAGCTCAAATCTGTTTCTATCATCAGAAGGGTGTCAAAGAATACTGAATAACCATGCTTTCACACATGCATCAATTGGTTCTGGTTTTCAACCTTTTGTTAGGAAAAAGGATTTGCCAAAAGCGGAATGTCTGAAACAATTAGATGGTGAATCAAGCGTTAACCAAATGCTGACATCTGTAACTGCAAGTCTTGAGGATGATAACAAAGCTAGCAAGTTGGTGTCATCGGGTGATCAGGATGGCCAAACAGCTGAAAGAGAAGAAGGTGAATGGTCTGATATGGGTGGCAATCCAGATGAAATCGTAAGCTTTTCTACCAACAAGCAAAAGGTACCTGACTCTGAAGCTGCAGAGAAGCAGATTGTGAATGAAGAAAGTGAACCTGACTGTATTAGAGCTGACGAGAATAGCCACAATGATTCTTGTTATATTGGGAATAGCGATAATGAAGTTGGTGAATCTTTTAAAGATCTGAAAGAAAATGATTCTTTGGGCTCAAAGAGCCACAAAGTTTCAGATTGTGACTCCAGAGTAGAAGTACTTGCTGATGGCTTGGGGGAATCTTCAATTTCAAAGCACAAAGAAATTAGAGGAGTTGAAGCCAGTCATGCTCTGAGATTTGTCAATAATCCTGTTAAGAGGCCCAAACTTGATGAGCACAAGGAGGCTATGTTAGGAAAGAAAAGGGCCAGACAAACTGTCTTTATAAACATGGAAGAAGCTAAGCAGGCAAGTTCTGTGAAAACTGCAACACCTAGGCGACAAACTCCTTTTTCAGCAACTGTTGTTACACGTACTGCTAAAGATACGTTTCGTGCTGCCACATCCTCTATTGACCGGATTGCTGAGAGACAAAATCAGATGATAACCAAAGAACAAAAGCAATCTAATATCCTGGATGCTGAAGGTGGTTTTCCTATTGAATCAGTTGATCAAAAAACAGAAACAAATGGTGATTTAAATTCAGGAGGTTTATCTAGGTCTAAAAAGATGAACCACAATGGTTCTGCTTTGGATACATACCCACCACCAATTCCTAGGCAGGGTCCACGTAAGCAGCCTGTTGACACCAGACAATTTAAAAGTCTCCCTTTTTTGGGGCAAAGTGTCGCAGATCAAAAAGTGGGAACCAAAAAAATCGCTTCTTCAAAGAGGCCTACTTCGTCCAATTTACAGAACCTGGATACATCAGTAGAACGGCTTCTTAGAGAGGTGACGAATGAGAAATTTTGGCATCATCCAG AAGAGGCCGAGCTACAGCGTGTGCCTGAACATTTTGAGTCTGTCGAGGAGTATGTGAAGGTTTTTGAGCCTTTGCTTTTTGAGGAATGTCGAGCACAACTGTACAGCACCTTTGAGGAGCTTCAGGAGACTACAACAAGGGATGCACATATAATGATTCGTGTTAAGAATGTTGAAAGACGAGAAAGAG GCTGGTATGATGTCATAGTTCTTCCAGCTCATGAATGCAAGTGGAATTTCAAGGAAGGTGATGTTGCAGTTTTGTCATATCCAAGGCCTGGTACAG CAGCTAGATCTAGTAGGAGAAATAGTTCTGCTGCAAATGAAGATGTTGAACATGAAGTTACTGGACGTGTTCTGGGTACTGTTAGGCGACATATTCCTATTGACACACGTGATCCACCTGGAGCAATTCTTCATTTTTATGTCGGGGATTTATATGACTCTAGTAG CAAGATAGATGATGAACACGTTCTTAGGAAACTTCAACCCAAGACTACTTGGTATCTAACCATCCTTGGATCCCTTGCAACTACTCAGCGTGAATACATTGCTTTGCATGCGTTTCGCCGTCTTAACTTACAG ATGCAAACTGCAATCTTGATGCCTAGTCCAGAACATTTTCCCAAGTATGACGAGCAGCCTCCTGCTATGCCTGATTGTTTTACTCAAAATTTTGTTGATCATCTGCATAGGACATTTAATGGTCCACAGTTAGCTGCAATCCAGTGGGCTGCTATGCACACTGCTGCAGGTACAAACAGTGGGTTGACAAAAAGGCAAGATCCTTGGCCTTTTACGCTCGTTCAAGGCCCACCTGGAACTGGGAAAACACATACCGTTTGGGGAATGCTAAACGTCATCCATCTTGTCCAATATCAGCACTACTACACCGCACTGCTTAAGAAACTTGCTCCAGAAAGTTACAAGCAAACAACTGAGAGCAACTCTGAGATTGTTAGTACAGGATCAATAGATGAAGTCTTACAGAGTATGGACCAGAGTCTCTTACGCACTCTCCCAAAACTTTGCCCTAAACCGAGAATGCTTGTCTGTGCTCCATCAAATGCTGCGACAGATGAGTTGCTAGCACGTGTTCTTGGTCGTGGTTTCATTGATGGAGAGATGAAGGTCTATCGTCCTGACGTTGCTCGTGTTGGAGTAGATTCACAAACCCGAGCTGCACAGGCAGTTTCTGTTGAGCGAAGAACTGAGCAGCTTTTGTTGAAAGGCCGTGAAGAAGTACTTCGTTGGTTGCATGAGTTGAAAGTTCGTGAATGCCATTTTGTACAGCAAATATCAAGTTTGCAGAGGGAATTGAGTGTTGCAGCTGCTGCAGGACGATCACAAGGAACTGTTGGTGTTGATCCTGATGTCCTTACCGCTCGGGACCAAAGCCGTGATGTGTTGCTCCAGAACCTTGCTGCAGTTGTAGAAAGCAGGGACAAAAATTTGGTTGAGATGTCCCGTCTCCTTGTTTTGGAAAGCAGGTTCCGGCCTGGAAGTAACTTTAATTTGGAAGATGCTCGAGCCAGCCTTGAAGCAAGTTTTGCCAATGAGGCTGAAATTGTATTCACAACCGTGTCGAGCAGTGGTCGCAAAATATTCTCTCGTCTCACTCATGGATTTGATATGGTTGTTATTGATGAGGCTGCCCAAGCTAGTGAAGTTGCAGTCCTTCCACCGCTCTCACTCGGTGCAGCAAGATGTGTTTTGGTTGGTGATCCACAGCAACTTCCTGCAACTGTTATAAGTAAAGCTGCTGGAACTTTGCTTTATAGCAGAAGCCTTTTTGAGAGATTTCAGCAAGGTGGATGCCCAACGTTGTTATTGTCTGTACAGTACAGGATGCATCCTCAAATTCGTGATTTCCCTTCACGATATTTCTATCAAGGACGTCTGACCGACAGTGATAGTGTTGTAAATTTAGCTGATGAAGTGTATTATAGAGACCAGTTATTGCGGCCTTATATTTTCTATGATATTGTGCATGGACGGGAATCCCACAGGGGTGGATCTGTCTCATACCAGAATGTTCATGAAGCACAGTTTTCTTTGCGCTTGTATGAGcatcttcagaagtttgtgaaagCAAATGGTGGGAAAAAGGTCTCTGTTGGGATAATTACACCATATAAATTGCAGTTAAAGTGTCTACAACGAGAATTTGAGGAGGTTCTTAACTCAGAGGAAGGAAAGGATATTTACATTAATACAGTAGATGCATTCCAGGGTCAGGAACGTGATGTGATTATCATGTCGTGTGTGCGTGCCTCGAACCATGGGGTGGGATTTGTTGCTGATATTCGTCGCATGAATGTTGCTCTTACTCGAGCTAGAAGGGCATTATGG GTGGTTGGCAATGCCAATGCTCTCGTGCAGTCAGAAGACTGGGCTGCTTTGATTGCTGATGCTAAATCACGAAAATGTTTTGTTGATATGGAAAAAATCCCCAAGGAATTCCTGGTACTGAAGGGGCCTACTTCATCTCCTGCAAGAGATTCATTGAATAACATCAGGGGTTCACGAACTGGTGGACAAAGACAATGGCATCTGGATGTGCTTTCAGAAACCAAGTCTGGGGCACTATCCGAAGATGAAGACAAGACGAACTCTTTTCTGCCAAGAAATGGTAGTTGTAGGAATTTGAAGTCAAATGAGAGTCCTTCAGAGGATCTGGGACATTCAAGTGAAAGATCTCGAGATGCTTCTCAGTATGGCATTACTAAGAGGCAAAATTCTTACGGGGCTTCAAGAAGAGTGATATAA